From Crateriforma spongiae, a single genomic window includes:
- a CDS encoding DUF885 domain-containing protein: MKLRRNVPSVIAAVLIAVCPLSPDLCGQTASPKSSDPPTVSTAGPADPTLRRLMDDVWEFELDESPMLATDVGDPRGQDRLADDSIQAIERRFEKRAEFLGRLENIDPQSLNRQDAIDHDLLHRRLSRQRDDYRFQTHLMPINNREGFHISFPELARTMNLKSAQDFENYIARLNDFGRYTDQQITLLKAGMDAGLTQPAIIMRDSVSQAEAHVVDGAEQSLFLTNITPESIERLDPERWQTLRLQIIQAIESTVVPAYRRFAAFLRNQYVPACRGSVAAYALPNGREFYASQILKFTTLPMTATELHQTGIRENARIRKEMDAIRVNVGFDGELPEFLTHLRTAPEFYAETPEQLMKEVAYVLKRADGRLPEIFGRLPRIPYGIREIPAFVAPQTTSAYYWPPATDGSRGGFYYVNTYNLPARPLYQLEALSLHEAVPGHHLQLALQAELDGLHPIRKQSGFTAFIEGWALYSERLGKEIGFYQDPYQDFGRLSMEAWRASRLVVDTGIHALGWSRQRAIEYMKANTALSEHNVVAEVDRYIGWPGQALAYKVGELYITDLRHQAEEALGDSFDVREFHDVVLGAGSIPLPVLGQRVKDYIGRADVP; this comes from the coding sequence ATGAAGCTTCGCAGAAACGTGCCGTCTGTCATTGCAGCGGTGTTGATCGCCGTTTGTCCGCTGTCACCTGATCTATGTGGACAAACAGCTTCCCCGAAATCATCCGATCCGCCGACTGTCAGCACCGCTGGCCCCGCCGATCCAACGCTGCGGCGTTTGATGGACGACGTTTGGGAGTTTGAACTGGATGAATCGCCGATGTTGGCCACCGACGTGGGAGATCCGCGGGGCCAAGATCGCTTGGCCGATGATTCGATCCAGGCGATCGAGCGTCGATTTGAAAAACGGGCGGAGTTCTTAGGGCGTTTGGAAAACATCGATCCGCAATCGCTGAACCGGCAAGACGCAATCGATCACGATTTGTTGCACCGGAGATTGAGTCGTCAGCGGGATGACTATCGCTTTCAAACGCATTTGATGCCGATCAACAATCGAGAAGGCTTCCACATTAGCTTTCCCGAACTTGCGCGAACAATGAATTTAAAGTCGGCGCAGGATTTCGAAAACTACATCGCCCGTTTGAACGACTTTGGACGTTACACCGATCAGCAGATCACGTTGCTGAAGGCGGGCATGGACGCCGGACTGACACAGCCGGCGATTATCATGCGGGACAGCGTTTCCCAGGCGGAAGCCCATGTGGTGGATGGTGCCGAACAGTCGCTGTTTTTAACCAACATCACGCCGGAGTCGATCGAACGACTGGATCCGGAACGCTGGCAAACGCTGCGGCTGCAAATCATCCAGGCGATCGAATCAACCGTCGTTCCGGCGTATCGCCGATTCGCGGCGTTTCTGCGAAACCAATACGTTCCGGCGTGCCGTGGCAGCGTGGCCGCGTATGCATTGCCCAACGGGCGGGAGTTTTACGCCAGCCAGATCTTGAAGTTCACGACGTTGCCCATGACGGCAACCGAATTGCATCAGACGGGCATTCGAGAGAACGCACGGATTCGCAAAGAGATGGATGCGATCCGCGTGAATGTGGGCTTCGACGGGGAATTGCCGGAATTCTTGACGCATCTACGGACTGCACCGGAGTTCTATGCAGAGACGCCGGAACAACTGATGAAGGAAGTCGCGTATGTCTTGAAACGTGCCGACGGACGTTTGCCCGAAATTTTCGGTCGACTGCCAAGGATCCCCTATGGCATTCGCGAAATTCCAGCCTTCGTTGCGCCGCAAACGACATCGGCGTATTACTGGCCACCGGCCACCGACGGTTCACGAGGCGGTTTTTACTATGTCAACACGTACAACCTGCCCGCCCGGCCGCTTTATCAATTGGAAGCGTTGTCGTTGCACGAAGCGGTTCCCGGGCACCACCTGCAATTGGCTTTGCAGGCGGAATTGGATGGGCTGCATCCGATCCGAAAACAAAGCGGCTTCACGGCGTTCATCGAAGGCTGGGCGTTGTACAGCGAGCGATTGGGCAAAGAGATCGGCTTCTACCAGGATCCGTACCAGGACTTTGGCCGATTAAGCATGGAAGCGTGGCGGGCCAGCCGTCTGGTCGTCGACACGGGGATTCACGCCCTGGGATGGTCCCGACAGCGGGCAATCGAATACATGAAGGCCAACACCGCGTTGTCGGAGCACAACGTGGTGGCCGAAGTCGATCGTTACATCGGTTGGCCGGGTCAGGCGCTGGCGTACAAGGTCGGCGAACTGTACATCACCGATTTGCGGCATCAGGCCGAAGAGGCTTTGGGCGATTCATTTGACGTGCGTGAATTTCACGACGTCGTTCTGGGGGCCGGTTCCATCCCGCTGCCCGTGTTGGGACAGCGGGTGAAAGATTACATCGGACGCGCCGATGTCCCGTGA
- a CDS encoding GNAT family N-acetyltransferase — protein sequence MFENATKLGYRIAVRMGLLEVTNLMHVHRIDANVHGIPDGYHCEVLPQGDRIQVRMRRGDEVASSMWIVTGRVPSEENFSRSVHLGTTLELPNRVGYIFNASTDPQHRGRRLIAAMCSQALDSRTIDVDHLMASIDWTNQPSMRAFRRFGMQSVGSVWRSGIGHIQFSRVPKIQSPGGIEIGVDQPGWVLAL from the coding sequence ATGTTTGAAAACGCAACCAAATTAGGCTATCGCATCGCGGTGCGGATGGGACTGTTGGAGGTCACGAACCTGATGCATGTGCATCGAATTGACGCGAACGTCCACGGGATTCCTGACGGCTATCATTGTGAAGTGCTGCCGCAGGGGGATCGAATTCAGGTGCGGATGCGGCGTGGCGACGAAGTAGCGTCGTCGATGTGGATCGTGACCGGCCGCGTTCCCAGCGAGGAGAACTTCAGCCGTTCAGTCCACTTGGGAACGACGTTGGAATTGCCCAATCGTGTGGGATACATCTTCAACGCATCGACCGATCCACAGCACCGTGGCCGTCGTTTGATTGCCGCGATGTGCAGCCAAGCATTGGACTCACGCACGATCGATGTGGATCACCTGATGGCGTCGATCGATTGGACCAATCAGCCGTCGATGCGCGCCTTTCGACGGTTCGGAATGCAATCGGTCGGATCCGTTTGGCGGTCCGGGATCGGACACATTCAATTCAGCAGGGTTCCGAAAATCCAATCACCCGGCGGGATTGAAATCGGCGTGGACCAGCCTGGATGGGTTTTGGCCCTCTGA
- a CDS encoding quinone oxidoreductase family protein codes for MKALVLHQLQTPLTLQERPDLDPPADGVVVCVKAASLNRRDHWITQGMYPGIQLPVVLGSDASGVVIKTGARVGNYWQNRAVIINPGQQWGDNPAFQADDFHITGMPSDGAFATQMVVPVSQLHEKPLHLDWRQASALPLSGVTAFRALFTQGKAEKGSRVLITGIGGGVASFALQFAVAAGAEAWVTSSSPLKIDQAIALGANGGFNYKDDAWPQRAIQDAGQFDLIIDGAGGPGYADLLKVAASGGTIVSYGATTGAPDKLDLFKVFWKQLRLQGSTMGSPTDFENMIAFVERHQIVPVIDEVCPLEEGNLALERMQSSRQFGKIVLSMDPGVDATL; via the coding sequence ATGAAAGCTTTGGTTTTGCATCAATTACAGACTCCGCTGACGCTGCAAGAGCGTCCGGACCTTGATCCGCCGGCCGACGGCGTGGTGGTCTGCGTAAAAGCGGCGTCGCTGAACCGGCGGGATCATTGGATCACCCAGGGCATGTACCCCGGCATCCAGTTGCCAGTGGTCTTGGGGTCCGACGCGTCAGGTGTGGTGATCAAAACAGGGGCTCGTGTCGGGAACTATTGGCAAAACCGCGCGGTGATCATCAATCCCGGCCAGCAATGGGGTGATAACCCTGCCTTCCAAGCCGACGACTTTCATATCACCGGGATGCCCAGCGACGGGGCTTTCGCAACGCAGATGGTTGTCCCCGTGAGCCAGCTTCACGAAAAACCGCTGCATTTGGATTGGCGGCAAGCTTCCGCCCTGCCGTTGTCCGGCGTGACGGCGTTTCGTGCGCTCTTTACCCAAGGCAAAGCCGAAAAGGGATCGCGGGTTTTGATCACGGGCATCGGCGGTGGCGTCGCGTCCTTCGCGTTGCAGTTTGCGGTTGCCGCGGGCGCCGAAGCCTGGGTCACGTCATCGTCCCCGCTGAAAATCGACCAGGCGATCGCCTTGGGGGCCAACGGCGGATTCAACTACAAGGACGACGCTTGGCCGCAACGCGCGATCCAAGATGCGGGTCAGTTCGATCTGATCATCGATGGCGCCGGCGGACCGGGCTACGCCGACCTGCTGAAAGTCGCCGCGTCCGGCGGCACCATCGTCAGCTACGGCGCAACAACAGGTGCACCGGACAAGTTGGATTTGTTCAAGGTCTTTTGGAAGCAGTTGCGTCTGCAAGGATCAACGATGGGCTCCCCCACCGACTTTGAAAACATGATCGCTTTTGTGGAACGACACCAAATCGTGCCAGTGATCGATGAAGTGTGTCCGCTGGAAGAAGGCAACTTGGCGTTGGAACGCATGCAGTCTTCCCGCCAGTTCGGCAAGATCGTTTTGTCGATGGATCCCGGCGTCGACGCCACACTGTGA
- a CDS encoding DUF7133 domain-containing protein, which translates to MSPIVAGTALAEEAQWIWTSGTQVSDAIPPGETCYIRKAINLRVAAEAIIEITADDEYALFVNGHSIGQGESSRDMQQYDVSQYMDVGRNMVAVAVTNRTGTTAALAARVSVRPENSDQWYTFSTDDSWLTSIEAEQNWQSAVYNDRSWTPASMFGPLGDTAPFDQSQDVVAEAEVERKERFQIQKGFGVQRILKDDSIGSVISMAFNEFGHLLLSRENGPLLLVHDKDDDGIPENVRTYCDEVRNCQGILPLNGDVYVTGQGPDGWALYHLQDLDRNGSLEEIETVLKFAGKGGEYGPHALRLGPDGMIYISIGGQAQIKGRTGKGETLINVYEGDLLPRYQDPGGHARGVKAPGGTLVRTTTDGSVVERVAGGIRNAYDFVFHPSGALLVHDSDMEADVNTPWYRPTALFDVTEGGELGWRPGWAKWPNHYYDRLPNLLDTGRASPTGAVTYEHYMFPIRYHNTVFLADWSGGRILSVRLKPRGASYIADSEVFLQGSPLNVTDVDVGPDGALYFCTGGRKTAGAVYRVIYKGEIPDRMKQLGTGIAAAVRQPQLDAAWTRQEIAAIKRDLGEDWAAQVAGVAYSDDNPPHYRVRALNLMELYGPTPNEALLIQLSQTAAESVRAKSATLLGLHPSDRAAERLEEMLTDDDLMVRRAACEAILRSDQIPESAENVLPLLASDDRTLAFVGRRVLERIPTDVWADDVLASDDRRVALVGMLALVIAEPTEANALDVIDRVNVMMDGFLSDADFIDLLRLAQVALHRGQIDPAQVPELATRVAQEFPAGESRINYEVIRLAGYLQCSDVVPRALEYLTSDADSDDKTLVAMSLQFIEHPWTARQRFELLKYFENAANDVQSGALSMYMMHATRDFARTLLAEDIDAILEQGATWRNAALAAIYQLKRPIGADTAQTLIGLYEDLADDERNGEVERRLRTGVVAMLATCPDDVAQNYLRQLWRDEPNRRNILAMALAQHPDGDNWDYLIRSLGIVEDAAANEVINALQKVPLATDDPMALRQLILMGLRFESTGRDFELVEKLLEHWTGLQRPEDAKKEMRPWQKWYAKTYPDRPLAELPKKDLSRWDFDQLVAVLNSNDSTDADPHMGAEIFASQACASCHTVGDSGESVGPDLTNISRRFTRREIVESILYPSHIVGRDFACKKVVTLQGDVYIGMVTEQRDGGLQIRDSNNEVAIVEADQVDQILPSSISIMPSGLLDDLSLQEIKDLMSYLGVVEPVDVASRP; encoded by the coding sequence ATGAGTCCGATCGTCGCCGGCACGGCCCTTGCCGAAGAAGCCCAGTGGATCTGGACCAGCGGCACGCAAGTCTCCGATGCCATTCCGCCCGGCGAAACATGCTACATCCGCAAAGCCATCAACCTGCGTGTGGCGGCCGAAGCGATCATCGAAATCACCGCGGACGATGAATATGCATTGTTCGTCAATGGCCACAGCATCGGCCAGGGCGAATCGTCCCGTGACATGCAGCAATACGATGTCAGCCAATACATGGACGTCGGTCGCAACATGGTGGCGGTCGCCGTGACCAACCGCACCGGCACCACGGCAGCCTTGGCAGCTCGGGTCAGCGTCCGCCCAGAAAACTCCGACCAGTGGTACACCTTCAGCACCGATGATTCTTGGCTGACCAGCATCGAAGCGGAACAGAACTGGCAATCCGCCGTCTACAACGATCGGTCTTGGACGCCCGCCAGTATGTTCGGGCCCTTGGGCGATACCGCCCCGTTTGATCAAAGCCAAGACGTCGTTGCCGAAGCCGAAGTGGAACGCAAAGAACGGTTCCAAATTCAAAAAGGTTTCGGCGTCCAACGCATCCTGAAAGACGACAGCATCGGCAGCGTCATTTCGATGGCCTTCAACGAGTTCGGCCACCTGTTGCTGTCTCGTGAAAACGGCCCGCTGTTGTTGGTCCACGACAAAGACGATGACGGCATTCCGGAAAACGTTCGAACCTATTGTGATGAAGTCCGAAATTGCCAAGGCATCTTGCCGCTAAACGGCGACGTCTATGTGACCGGCCAAGGCCCCGACGGCTGGGCGTTGTATCACCTGCAAGACTTGGATCGAAACGGTTCGCTGGAAGAAATCGAAACGGTTTTGAAGTTCGCCGGCAAAGGCGGCGAATACGGCCCGCATGCCTTGCGTCTGGGCCCGGACGGCATGATCTATATCTCGATCGGTGGCCAAGCCCAAATCAAAGGGCGAACGGGCAAAGGCGAAACGCTGATCAATGTTTATGAGGGTGACCTGCTGCCACGCTATCAAGATCCCGGTGGTCATGCCCGTGGCGTTAAAGCCCCCGGGGGCACCCTAGTTCGAACCACCACCGATGGCAGCGTGGTGGAACGCGTCGCCGGCGGCATCCGCAACGCCTATGACTTCGTCTTTCATCCCTCCGGCGCTCTGCTTGTGCACGATTCGGATATGGAAGCCGACGTGAACACCCCGTGGTACCGCCCGACCGCATTGTTCGACGTGACCGAAGGCGGCGAATTGGGTTGGCGTCCGGGATGGGCCAAGTGGCCGAATCACTACTATGACCGTCTGCCGAATTTGCTGGACACCGGTCGTGCCAGCCCCACCGGCGCCGTCACCTACGAACACTACATGTTCCCGATTCGCTATCACAACACGGTGTTTTTGGCCGATTGGTCAGGCGGACGAATTTTAAGCGTCCGGCTGAAACCGCGAGGTGCCAGCTACATCGCCGACAGCGAAGTCTTCCTACAGGGTTCGCCGTTGAACGTCACCGATGTGGATGTCGGTCCCGATGGCGCGCTGTACTTCTGCACCGGCGGTCGGAAAACTGCGGGCGCGGTCTATCGCGTGATCTACAAAGGCGAAATTCCTGATCGGATGAAACAATTGGGCACTGGCATCGCCGCCGCCGTCCGCCAGCCTCAACTGGATGCCGCTTGGACGCGTCAAGAAATTGCCGCGATCAAACGTGATCTGGGTGAAGATTGGGCGGCCCAAGTCGCCGGTGTCGCCTACAGCGATGACAATCCACCCCACTATCGCGTCCGCGCCCTGAACTTGATGGAACTGTATGGTCCGACACCCAACGAAGCTCTGTTGATTCAGCTAAGCCAGACGGCGGCCGAATCGGTTCGTGCAAAATCGGCAACCCTGTTGGGACTGCATCCCAGCGACCGAGCCGCCGAACGCTTGGAAGAAATGCTGACCGACGACGACCTGATGGTTCGACGTGCGGCTTGCGAAGCAATCCTACGCAGCGACCAAATTCCCGAATCGGCCGAAAACGTGCTGCCGCTGTTGGCCAGTGACGACCGAACCCTGGCATTCGTCGGTCGACGCGTCCTGGAACGCATCCCCACCGACGTCTGGGCTGACGATGTCTTGGCGTCCGACGACCGACGTGTCGCTTTGGTCGGCATGCTGGCTTTGGTCATTGCCGAACCTACCGAAGCCAACGCGTTGGACGTGATCGATCGGGTCAACGTGATGATGGACGGATTCCTCAGTGATGCCGACTTCATTGACCTGCTGCGATTGGCCCAAGTCGCATTGCATCGCGGCCAAATCGACCCCGCGCAAGTCCCGGAATTGGCCACACGTGTCGCCCAAGAATTCCCGGCCGGTGAATCACGCATCAATTACGAAGTGATCCGCCTGGCGGGTTACCTGCAATGCAGTGATGTGGTTCCGCGTGCCTTGGAATACCTGACCTCCGATGCGGATAGCGATGACAAGACACTGGTCGCGATGAGTCTGCAGTTCATCGAACATCCGTGGACCGCACGCCAGCGATTTGAATTGCTGAAGTACTTCGAAAACGCCGCCAACGACGTCCAGTCCGGTGCGTTGTCGATGTACATGATGCATGCGACTCGTGACTTCGCACGCACGCTGTTGGCCGAAGACATCGACGCAATCTTGGAACAAGGTGCAACATGGCGAAATGCAGCATTGGCGGCGATCTATCAACTGAAACGACCGATCGGTGCCGACACCGCCCAGACCCTGATCGGCTTGTACGAAGACTTGGCTGACGACGAACGCAACGGCGAAGTCGAACGCCGTCTGCGAACCGGTGTCGTTGCCATGCTGGCGACCTGTCCCGACGACGTGGCGCAAAACTATCTGCGACAGCTGTGGCGTGACGAACCGAACCGACGCAATATCCTGGCCATGGCTTTGGCCCAACACCCCGACGGTGACAATTGGGATTACCTGATCCGCAGCCTGGGCATCGTCGAAGACGCAGCCGCCAACGAAGTCATCAACGCTTTGCAAAAGGTTCCGTTGGCCACCGACGATCCGATGGCTTTGCGACAGCTGATCCTGATGGGTCTGCGGTTCGAATCGACCGGTCGCGATTTCGAACTTGTCGAAAAACTGCTGGAACACTGGACGGGTCTGCAGCGTCCCGAAGACGCGAAAAAGGAAATGCGTCCTTGGCAAAAATGGTACGCCAAGACCTATCCGGATCGTCCGCTGGCCGAATTGCCAAAGAAAGATCTGTCACGTTGGGACTTTGACCAACTGGTGGCCGTGCTGAACAGCAATGACAGCACCGACGCGGATCCACACATGGGTGCGGAAATTTTTGCCTCGCAAGCCTGTGCCAGTTGCCACACGGTGGGCGACAGCGGGGAATCGGTCGGCCCCGATTTGACCAACATTTCGCGGCGATTCACTCGACGCGAAATTGTGGAATCGATCCTGTACCCGTCGCACATCGTGGGACGTGACTTTGCGTGCAAGAAAGTGGTCACGCTGCAGGGCGACGTCTACATCGGCATGGTCACCGAACAACGCGACGGCGGTCTTCAGATCCGCGACAGCAACAACGAAGTCGCGATCGTCGAAGCCGACCAAGTCGACCAGATCTTGCCCAGCAGTATCAGCATCATGCCCAGCGGCTTGTTGGACGATCTGTCACTGCAAGAAATCAAAGATCTGATGTCGTACCTGGGTGTCGTTGAACCGGTGGATGTCGCCAGCCGACCGTAA
- a CDS encoding glycoside hydrolase family 2 TIM barrel-domain containing protein codes for MAQNRPSTASADVPAEIEDASITQINKLDPRSSYWPLPPDAAPTLQYADSPWVKSLNGTWHFHWSADPKGRATDFVDDPASVDGWAERIKVPATWEREGYGTPLYVNIKYPFHVDPPRVMGEPDPQFTSHDERNPVGTYARKFRVPDDWTDDMRIILHFGGVRSAMFVWVNGTQVGYSEGSRLPAEFDITDHVHEGDNRLVVQVYKFSDASYLEDQDFWRLSGIYRDVFLCAVPRHGLWDVYAKPSVDLETETGFASLQFVALPDSNLDVRTRWLDPEGREIAVGNQVRIEDVQLWSPDHPAIYTADVQVDSNHKTIQRFYLPVGFRHLGIDNGILKLNGTPLKIRGVNRHEFDPVTGYVMTPELMRQDAKLMKQANINFVRTAHYPHDPRWYRICDEMGLMLMDEANVESHGLSYHKRVLPGDQPDWSDAVDQRMRRMVVRDRQHPSVMMWSLGNEAGYGNAFTRMYKTCREHDPEKRLIQYADMNLAADVDSQTYPDIQWLQDHVAGKAKRKSERGKPSSAEQHGPYPSSRPFLMNEYAHAMGNSVGNLADYWETIHQHPMLVGGFIWDWVDQALYAEPDDPNSGFRYGGDFGDFPNDSNFCINGLIGADRRPRPHYWEVQKVYQNVRFDDWKPSASTITVHNDFASNNLNDFQWRFVIFRNGHPWKDGRLSAPDVSAGRSGSVDLSPITAVLDSIGDSVNEYHLRINVVQSSATTWAPADHVVAWQMYAVPGQPSCTPTLEFANGKTESDDLGITVSNDSASFHVDATTGRIDHWIVGQETLLRDPMRWHFTRVWTDNDLGWKADAKMAAWADAEESINVTELTVSTDDGIPVVKVSAELLDGQIQLRSQYKMTESGGIAATFRYHPVSNQAIVDPARLGHQLSIPSQFGHIEWFGGGPHENHWDRKTSAALGRYRSTIADWVTPYVRPQENSNRGDVRQIQFVADDGRTIEFQATHGQPLSVSAWPYTEDDLRRAQHNDELPIRDTITINLDHRQMGVGGDNSWGLPVNKPYRIDPMRTYEWGFVMTLQQPSP; via the coding sequence TTGGCTCAGAATCGTCCGTCAACCGCATCGGCCGATGTTCCAGCGGAAATCGAAGATGCATCGATCACACAGATCAACAAACTGGATCCACGCAGCAGCTATTGGCCTTTGCCTCCCGACGCAGCCCCGACTTTGCAATACGCCGATTCCCCTTGGGTGAAATCATTGAACGGGACTTGGCATTTTCACTGGTCCGCCGATCCAAAGGGGCGCGCAACCGACTTTGTCGACGATCCGGCCAGTGTGGATGGTTGGGCCGAGCGGATCAAAGTCCCCGCGACTTGGGAACGTGAAGGTTACGGGACGCCGCTTTACGTCAACATCAAGTATCCGTTCCACGTCGACCCGCCCAGGGTCATGGGTGAACCCGATCCACAGTTCACGTCCCACGACGAACGCAATCCCGTGGGCACCTATGCCCGCAAGTTCCGAGTGCCCGACGATTGGACGGACGACATGCGAATCATCCTGCACTTCGGCGGCGTACGTTCGGCAATGTTTGTTTGGGTCAACGGAACCCAAGTGGGCTATTCCGAGGGGTCAAGACTGCCGGCGGAATTTGACATCACCGATCACGTGCACGAAGGCGACAACCGATTGGTGGTGCAGGTCTACAAGTTCAGCGACGCGTCGTACTTGGAAGACCAAGACTTTTGGCGTTTAAGCGGAATCTATCGTGATGTGTTTTTGTGTGCCGTTCCGCGACACGGCTTGTGGGACGTGTATGCAAAGCCCAGCGTCGACCTTGAAACCGAGACCGGATTTGCAAGTCTACAGTTCGTCGCATTGCCCGATTCGAACCTGGACGTTCGCACGCGCTGGCTTGATCCAGAAGGTCGTGAAATCGCCGTCGGCAATCAGGTTCGCATTGAAGATGTTCAGCTGTGGTCTCCCGACCATCCAGCGATATACACCGCCGATGTACAGGTGGATTCCAATCACAAAACCATCCAGCGGTTCTATTTGCCGGTCGGGTTTCGACACTTGGGTATCGACAACGGCATCCTGAAACTCAACGGTACGCCGTTAAAAATCCGAGGCGTGAATCGCCACGAATTTGATCCCGTCACTGGCTACGTCATGACGCCGGAACTGATGCGGCAAGACGCGAAGTTGATGAAACAAGCCAACATCAACTTTGTCCGCACCGCCCACTATCCTCATGACCCGCGTTGGTATCGCATTTGCGACGAGATGGGATTGATGTTGATGGATGAAGCGAACGTGGAATCACACGGTTTAAGCTATCACAAGCGGGTCTTGCCCGGCGATCAACCCGACTGGTCCGATGCCGTTGACCAGCGGATGCGGCGCATGGTCGTCCGTGACCGCCAACACCCCAGCGTGATGATGTGGTCACTGGGCAACGAAGCGGGCTATGGGAATGCGTTCACGCGAATGTACAAGACTTGCCGCGAACACGATCCGGAAAAGCGTTTGATTCAATACGCCGACATGAATCTGGCTGCTGACGTTGACAGCCAGACCTACCCCGACATCCAGTGGCTGCAGGACCACGTCGCCGGCAAAGCCAAACGGAAAAGTGAACGCGGCAAACCATCGTCGGCGGAACAACACGGTCCGTATCCTTCATCACGCCCCTTCTTGATGAATGAATACGCACATGCGATGGGAAACAGCGTCGGGAATTTGGCCGACTACTGGGAAACCATTCACCAGCATCCGATGTTGGTTGGCGGCTTCATCTGGGACTGGGTCGATCAAGCGTTGTATGCCGAACCAGATGATCCCAACAGCGGCTTTCGCTATGGCGGTGACTTCGGCGATTTCCCGAACGACAGCAACTTCTGCATCAATGGCCTGATCGGAGCCGACCGTCGCCCGCGTCCTCACTATTGGGAAGTCCAGAAGGTTTATCAGAACGTTCGTTTTGATGACTGGAAACCATCGGCGTCAACGATCACGGTTCACAACGATTTTGCGTCGAACAACTTGAATGACTTCCAATGGCGTTTCGTCATCTTTCGCAACGGACATCCATGGAAAGACGGCCGTTTGTCGGCTCCCGACGTTTCCGCAGGCCGGAGCGGTTCCGTCGACCTCAGCCCCATCACCGCGGTCTTGGATTCGATCGGTGACAGCGTGAACGAATACCATTTGCGAATCAACGTTGTCCAGTCTTCAGCCACCACATGGGCACCCGCCGATCACGTCGTTGCCTGGCAAATGTACGCCGTGCCGGGGCAACCGTCTTGCACCCCGACCTTGGAATTCGCCAACGGCAAGACGGAATCCGACGACCTGGGCATCACGGTATCTAACGACAGTGCGTCGTTTCATGTCGATGCCACAACGGGACGGATCGATCATTGGATTGTCGGCCAGGAAACGTTGTTGCGGGATCCCATGCGTTGGCACTTCACACGCGTGTGGACCGACAACGATCTGGGCTGGAAAGCCGACGCCAAGATGGCCGCTTGGGCCGACGCCGAAGAATCGATCAACGTCACCGAACTAACGGTTTCCACCGACGACGGAATACCAGTGGTCAAGGTGTCTGCGGAACTGCTGGATGGGCAGATTCAACTACGGAGTCAGTACAAGATGACCGAATCCGGTGGCATCGCAGCGACGTTTCGGTATCACCCGGTATCCAATCAAGCCATTGTTGATCCGGCACGTCTTGGGCATCAGCTATCCATTCCTTCGCAGTTCGGTCACATCGAATGGTTCGGTGGCGGCCCCCATGAAAACCACTGGGACCGAAAAACGTCCGCTGCTTTGGGGCGATACCGATCGACGATCGCGGACTGGGTGACACCATACGTACGCCCACAAGAAAACTCCAATCGTGGGGACGTCCGGCAAATTCAATTCGTCGCCGACGACGGCCGTACCATTGAATTTCAGGCAACCCACGGCCAACCACTATCGGTTTCCGCTTGGCCGTACACCGAAGATGACCTTCGCCGGGCCCAGCACAACGATGAATTGCCGATCCGGGACACCATCACGATTAACCTTGATCACCGACAAATGGGTGTTGGTGGTGACAATTCTTGGGGGTTGCCCGTGAACAAGCCCTATCGCATTGATCCGATGCGGACATACGAATGGGGATTCGTGATGACGCTGCAACAGCCTTCACCCTAA